From the Streptomyces sp. KMM 9044 genome, one window contains:
- a CDS encoding penicillin acylase family protein encodes MPPNTTASTGQQPGTSGRRKGRKARLIVFVLVLALIGGAVYGAYWSVGTVRASFPQTKGSITLEGLSGTVDVQRDDHGIPQIYASSDEDLFMAQGYVQAQDRFYEMDVRRHMTSGRLSEMFGESQVETDEFLRTLGWDRIAREEYEKTLSPATKKYLDAYAKGVNAYLKGKDGAAISLEYAALGFTNDYKPGAWTPVDSLAWLKAMAWDLRGNMQDEIDRALMTSRLGPEQIADLYPAYPYSRNKPVVQEGQYDELTGTYESGSGGSGTGDGTGTGTGDGTGTGAGTVDPGTGTVDPGTGTVDPGTGVEGASGAGGTADGAAGTAGSLESQLTGLQQVLQDLPTAVGVNGDGIGSNSWVVSGEHTITGEPLLANDPHLSPALPSVWYQMGLHCRSVSAECQYDVSGYTFAGLPGVIIGHNQDIAWGLTNSGVDVTDLYLEKITGEGYQYDGKVVPFTTREETIKVAGGASQKIVVRETNNGPLLSDRSKDLVRTGKKATVESAAPDRGDGYGVSLRWTALDAGRTMDSVFAINRAKDWDGFREAAALFEVPSQNLVYADTEGHIGYTLPGRIPTRAEDHDGSIPAPGWNPDYEWTGWIEQDELPYEFDPDRGYIVTANQAVVDPDTYPYTLTTDWGYGARSQRIDDLIQSKIKDGGKISTDDMRQMQLDNSSGIAKLLVPELLKIDVDDPDVREAQKLLEGWDYTQNADSAAAAYFNSVWRNILKLAFGHKLPKELRVKGQCLWVDPVNPTGPAEERVKVRECGLREADQAQPDGGDRWFEVVRTLMEDEDSDWWTTPKSGTRPPAGNRDELFGRALIDARWELTAKLGKDIDTWSWGRLHRLFLKNQTLGTSGPGFVQYALNRGPWKLGGGEATVNATGWNAAGGYGVVWVPSMRMVVNLGDLDKSRWINLTGASGHAYSAHYVDQTDAWAEGELLEWSFSEKAVEESTEDTLLLKP; translated from the coding sequence ATGCCCCCCAATACCACCGCCTCCACGGGTCAGCAGCCCGGCACGTCCGGCAGGAGAAAGGGGCGCAAAGCCCGTCTGATCGTCTTCGTCCTGGTGCTGGCGCTGATCGGCGGTGCCGTCTACGGGGCGTACTGGTCGGTCGGCACCGTGCGTGCCTCCTTCCCGCAGACCAAGGGCTCGATCACCCTCGAGGGCCTGTCGGGCACCGTCGACGTGCAGCGTGACGACCACGGGATCCCGCAGATCTACGCCTCCTCCGACGAGGACCTGTTCATGGCACAGGGCTACGTCCAGGCGCAGGACCGGTTCTACGAGATGGACGTCCGCCGGCACATGACCTCCGGACGCCTGTCGGAGATGTTCGGCGAGAGCCAGGTCGAGACCGACGAGTTCCTGCGCACCCTGGGCTGGGACCGGATCGCCCGGGAGGAGTACGAGAAGACGCTTTCCCCGGCGACGAAGAAGTACCTCGACGCCTACGCCAAGGGCGTCAACGCCTACCTGAAGGGCAAGGACGGTGCCGCGATCTCCCTGGAGTACGCGGCCCTGGGCTTCACCAACGACTACAAGCCCGGCGCCTGGACACCGGTGGACTCCCTGGCCTGGCTGAAGGCGATGGCCTGGGACCTGCGCGGCAACATGCAGGACGAGATCGACCGCGCCCTGATGACCAGCCGCCTCGGCCCGGAGCAGATCGCCGACCTGTACCCGGCGTACCCGTACAGCCGGAACAAGCCGGTGGTGCAGGAGGGCCAGTACGACGAGCTCACCGGCACCTACGAGTCGGGCAGCGGCGGGAGCGGCACGGGCGACGGCACCGGGACCGGGACCGGGGACGGCACGGGCACCGGTGCCGGCACGGTGGACCCCGGAACCGGCACGGTGGACCCCGGAACCGGCACGGTGGACCCCGGCACCGGCGTGGAGGGCGCGTCCGGGGCGGGAGGCACCGCGGACGGCGCCGCGGGCACCGCGGGCAGCCTGGAGAGCCAGCTGACGGGTCTCCAGCAGGTCCTGCAGGACCTCCCGACCGCCGTCGGTGTCAACGGCGACGGCATCGGCTCCAACTCCTGGGTCGTCTCCGGGGAGCACACCATCACCGGTGAGCCCCTGCTGGCCAACGACCCGCACCTGTCGCCCGCACTGCCGTCCGTCTGGTACCAGATGGGCCTGCACTGCCGCAGCGTCTCCGCCGAGTGCCAGTACGACGTCTCCGGCTACACCTTCGCGGGCCTGCCCGGTGTCATAATCGGCCACAACCAGGACATCGCCTGGGGCCTGACCAACTCCGGGGTCGACGTCACCGACCTCTACCTGGAGAAGATCACCGGCGAGGGCTACCAGTACGACGGCAAGGTGGTGCCTTTCACGACCCGCGAGGAGACCATCAAGGTCGCCGGCGGCGCCTCGCAGAAGATCGTCGTCCGGGAGACCAACAACGGTCCGCTGCTCTCCGACCGGTCCAAGGACCTGGTGCGGACCGGCAAGAAGGCCACTGTCGAATCCGCCGCACCCGACCGGGGAGACGGCTACGGCGTCTCCCTGCGCTGGACCGCGCTGGACGCCGGCCGCACGATGGACTCCGTCTTCGCGATCAACCGCGCGAAGGACTGGGACGGCTTCCGCGAGGCGGCCGCCCTGTTCGAGGTGCCCTCGCAGAACCTCGTCTACGCGGACACCGAGGGCCACATCGGCTACACCCTGCCCGGAAGGATCCCCACCCGCGCGGAGGACCACGACGGCTCCATCCCCGCGCCGGGCTGGAACCCCGACTACGAATGGACCGGCTGGATCGAGCAGGACGAACTGCCCTACGAGTTCGACCCCGACCGCGGTTACATCGTCACCGCCAACCAGGCCGTCGTCGACCCCGACACGTACCCGTACACCCTGACCACCGACTGGGGCTACGGCGCCCGCAGCCAGCGGATCGACGACCTGATCCAGTCGAAGATCAAGGACGGGGGCAAGATCTCCACCGACGACATGCGGCAGATGCAGCTCGACAACAGCAGCGGCATAGCCAAACTGCTCGTGCCCGAGCTGCTCAAGATCGACGTCGACGACCCGGACGTGCGCGAGGCGCAGAAGCTGCTGGAGGGCTGGGACTACACCCAGAACGCCGACTCGGCGGCGGCCGCCTACTTCAACTCCGTCTGGCGCAACATCCTCAAGCTCGCCTTCGGCCACAAGCTGCCCAAGGAACTGCGGGTCAAGGGTCAGTGCCTGTGGGTCGACCCGGTCAACCCGACCGGGCCCGCCGAGGAGCGCGTCAAGGTCCGCGAGTGCGGTCTGCGCGAGGCGGACCAGGCCCAGCCCGACGGCGGCGACCGCTGGTTCGAGGTGGTCCGCACGCTGATGGAGGACGAGGACAGCGACTGGTGGACGACCCCGAAGTCGGGCACCCGCCCCCCCGCGGGGAACCGTGACGAGCTGTTCGGGCGCGCCCTGATCGACGCGCGGTGGGAACTCACCGCCAAGCTCGGCAAGGACATCGACACCTGGAGCTGGGGCCGGCTGCACCGCCTGTTCCTGAAGAACCAGACCCTGGGCACCTCCGGCCCCGGCTTCGTGCAGTACGCCCTCAACCGGGGCCCCTGGAAGCTCGGTGGCGGCGAGGCCACGGTCAACGCCACCGGCTGGAACGCCGCCGGCGGCTACGGGGTGGTGTGGGTGCCGTCGATGCGGATGGTGGTCAACCTCGGCGACCTCGACAAGTCGCGGTGGATCAACCTCACCGGCGCCTCCGGACACGCCTACAGCGCCCACTACGTCGACCAGACCGACGCGTGGGCAGAGGGCGAACTGCTCGAGTGGTCCTTCTCGGAGAAGGCGGTCGAGGAGAGCACCGAGGACACCCTGCTGCTCAAGCCGTGA
- a CDS encoding potassium/proton antiporter yields MPGKGTATTVHHLNQLLLVCSLVLLVAVVAVRISSRSGLPSLLVYLGIGIAMGQDGIGGIHFDNAELTQVIGYGALVVILAEGGLGTKWTEIRPVLPASAVLATVGVAASVGVTASAAHFLIGLEWRQALIIGAVVSSTDAAAVFSVLRRIPLPGRVTGTLEAESGFNDAPVVILVLAFSTAGPIEHWYVLLGEIALELAIGAVIGLAVGRLGSLGLRHVALPASGLYPIAVMAIATTAYAAGAMAHGSGFLAVYLASMVLGNAGLPHWPATRGFAEGLGWLAQIGMFVLLGLLVSPHELGDDIVPALIIGLVLTMVARPLSVVLCLVPFRVPWQEQALMSWAGLRGAVPIILATIPMVQGVPGSRSIFNIVFILVVVYTLVQGPTLPWLARTLRLGESAEAADLGIESAPLERLRGHLLSVDVPEGSRMHGVEVGELRLPEGAAVTLVVRGGTSFVPGPTTILRRGDELLVVATDPVRDAVERRLRAVGRGGKLAGWLGADGARPGGDRRSGGGG; encoded by the coding sequence GTGCCAGGGAAGGGAACGGCCACGACTGTCCACCACCTCAACCAGCTCCTGCTCGTCTGCTCGCTGGTCCTGCTCGTCGCCGTCGTGGCGGTCCGGATCTCCTCGCGCAGCGGGCTCCCCAGCCTGCTCGTGTACCTGGGCATCGGTATCGCCATGGGCCAGGACGGCATCGGCGGCATCCACTTCGACAACGCCGAGCTGACTCAGGTCATCGGGTACGGGGCCCTGGTCGTGATCCTGGCCGAGGGCGGTCTGGGCACCAAGTGGACGGAGATCCGACCCGTCCTGCCCGCCTCCGCCGTCCTCGCGACCGTCGGCGTCGCGGCGAGCGTCGGTGTCACCGCGTCGGCCGCGCACTTCCTGATCGGGCTGGAGTGGCGGCAGGCGCTGATCATCGGCGCGGTGGTGTCCTCGACCGACGCGGCGGCCGTCTTCTCCGTACTGCGGCGCATCCCGCTCCCCGGACGGGTGACGGGCACGCTGGAGGCCGAGTCCGGCTTCAACGACGCCCCCGTGGTCATCCTGGTGCTCGCCTTCTCCACGGCAGGCCCGATCGAGCACTGGTACGTCCTGCTCGGCGAGATCGCCCTGGAGCTGGCCATCGGCGCCGTCATCGGACTCGCCGTGGGCCGGCTGGGCTCCCTGGGGCTCAGGCACGTGGCACTGCCCGCCTCGGGTCTCTACCCCATCGCCGTCATGGCCATCGCCACCACCGCCTACGCGGCGGGCGCCATGGCCCACGGCAGCGGCTTCCTCGCCGTCTACCTCGCCTCGATGGTGCTGGGCAACGCCGGGCTGCCGCACTGGCCCGCCACGCGCGGGTTCGCCGAAGGGCTCGGCTGGCTCGCCCAGATCGGCATGTTCGTCCTGCTCGGCCTGCTGGTCTCCCCGCACGAGCTGGGTGACGACATCGTGCCCGCACTGATCATCGGGCTGGTGCTGACCATGGTGGCCCGCCCGCTGAGCGTCGTGCTGTGCCTGGTGCCGTTCCGGGTGCCCTGGCAGGAGCAGGCGCTGATGTCCTGGGCCGGGCTGCGCGGCGCCGTGCCCATCATCCTGGCGACGATTCCGATGGTCCAGGGCGTTCCCGGCAGCCGGTCGATCTTCAACATCGTCTTCATCCTTGTCGTCGTCTACACCCTCGTCCAGGGACCGACGCTGCCGTGGCTGGCCCGCACGCTGCGGCTCGGCGAGAGCGCGGAGGCCGCCGACCTGGGCATCGAGTCGGCGCCCCTGGAGCGGCTGCGCGGACATCTGCTGTCGGTCGACGTCCCGGAGGGATCGAGAATGCACGGCGTGGAGGTCGGCGAGCTGCGGCTGCCGGAGGGGGCTGCTGTCACGCTCGTCGTGCGTGGGGGCACCTCGTTCGTTCCGGGACCGACGACGATCCTGCGGCGCGGGGACGAACTGCTCGTCGTCGCCACCGACCCGGTCCGGGACGCGGTCGAACGCCGGCTCCGCGCGGTGGGCCGCGGCGGCAAACTGGCCGGCTGGCTGGGGGCGGACGGGGCGAGGCCCGGGGGCGACCGGAGGAGCGGAGGCGGGGGCTGA
- a CDS encoding 5-formyltetrahydrofolate cyclo-ligase — MRQNERANDYAKRALRQEILLARGRLTAGDVWECATALADRALGLPELAHARTVAAYVSVGSEPGTLALLDALRARGVRVLLPALLPDNDLDWGAYTGEESLAHVRHGGGRLTLLEPSGERLGPDAVTGADVVLLPGLAVDARGMRLGRGGGSYDRVLARLERTGAHPALVVLLYGTEVVERVPEEPHDHPVHAVVTPSGVRRFG; from the coding sequence TTGAGACAGAACGAACGCGCGAACGATTATGCCAAGCGGGCGTTGCGACAGGAAATCCTCCTGGCAAGGGGAAGGTTGACGGCGGGTGACGTATGGGAGTGCGCGACCGCGCTGGCCGACCGTGCGCTCGGGCTGCCCGAACTGGCGCACGCGCGCACGGTGGCGGCCTACGTCTCCGTCGGGAGTGAACCCGGCACGCTCGCGCTCCTCGACGCCCTGCGCGCGCGGGGCGTACGCGTGCTGCTGCCGGCCCTGCTCCCCGACAACGACCTGGACTGGGGCGCGTACACCGGCGAGGAATCCCTCGCACACGTGCGGCACGGCGGCGGACGGCTGACGCTGCTGGAACCGTCCGGGGAGCGCCTCGGCCCGGACGCCGTCACCGGGGCGGACGTGGTGCTGCTGCCGGGCCTGGCCGTCGACGCGCGCGGGATGCGGCTGGGACGCGGCGGGGGCTCGTACGACCGGGTGCTGGCCCGGCTGGAACGCACGGGCGCGCACCCGGCGCTGGTGGTGCTGCTGTACGGCACGGAGGTCGTCGAGCGGGTTCCCGAGGAGCCGCACGACCATCCGGTGCACGCGGTGGTGACGCCCTCGGGGGTACGGCGGTTCGGCTGA
- the moaC gene encoding cyclic pyranopterin monophosphate synthase MoaC: MTVPSPGETPGPTDQRRLTDQSRLTHLDEAGAARMVDVSGKDVTARTARATGRVLVSPRVIELLRGEGVPKGDALATARIAGIMGAKRTPDLIPLCHPVAVSGAKLDLSVADDAVEITATVRTTDRTGVEMEALTAVSVAALTVIDMVKAVDKKAVITDVRVEEKTGGKSGDWSRA, from the coding sequence ATGACCGTGCCTTCCCCGGGGGAGACCCCCGGACCCACCGACCAGCGCCGCCTGACCGACCAGAGCCGTCTGACGCACCTCGACGAGGCGGGCGCCGCCCGTATGGTCGACGTCTCCGGCAAGGACGTCACCGCGCGCACCGCCCGCGCCACCGGCCGGGTCCTGGTCTCCCCCCGCGTGATCGAACTGCTGCGAGGCGAGGGGGTCCCCAAGGGAGACGCCCTGGCCACCGCGCGGATCGCGGGCATCATGGGCGCCAAACGCACCCCCGACCTGATCCCGCTGTGCCACCCCGTGGCGGTGTCCGGTGCGAAACTGGACCTGTCGGTCGCGGACGACGCCGTGGAGATCACGGCCACCGTGAGGACGACGGACCGCACGGGCGTCGAGATGGAGGCGCTCACCGCGGTCTCCGTCGCCGCGCTCACCGTGATCGACATGGTCAAGGCGGTCGACAAGAAGGCGGTCATCACGGACGTGCGGGTGGAGGAGAAGACGGGCGGCAAGTCGGGCGACTGGAGCAGGGCATGA
- the galU gene encoding UTP--glucose-1-phosphate uridylyltransferase GalU produces the protein MIQSHPRITKAVIPAAGLGTRFLPATKATPKEMLPVVDKPAIQYVVEEAAAAGLDDVLMVTGRNKRPLEDHFDRNYELESALNRKGDAARLAKVQESSDLATMHYVRQGDPKGLGHAVLCAAPHVGDEPFAVLLGDDLIDPRDLLLQRMIEVQEQHGGSVVALMEVAPEQIHLYGSAAVEATADFDVVRVSGLVEKPEPADAPSNYAIIGRYVLDPHVFEILRKTEPGRGGEIQLTDALQQLAADEKVGGPVHGVVFEGRRYDTGDRGDYLRAIVRLACEREDLGPDFRTWLRRYVTEEMQQP, from the coding sequence ATGATTCAGTCGCACCCTCGGATCACCAAGGCTGTCATCCCCGCAGCGGGCCTCGGCACCCGGTTCCTGCCGGCCACCAAAGCCACTCCCAAGGAGATGTTGCCGGTCGTCGACAAGCCGGCGATCCAGTACGTGGTCGAAGAGGCCGCCGCCGCCGGTCTCGACGACGTCCTCATGGTGACGGGACGCAACAAGCGCCCCCTGGAGGACCATTTCGACCGCAACTACGAACTGGAGTCCGCCCTCAACAGGAAGGGTGACGCCGCCCGCCTCGCCAAGGTCCAGGAATCCAGTGACCTCGCGACGATGCACTACGTCCGTCAGGGCGACCCCAAGGGCCTCGGCCACGCCGTCCTGTGCGCCGCCCCGCACGTCGGCGACGAACCTTTCGCCGTCCTCCTGGGCGACGACCTGATCGACCCGCGCGACCTCCTGCTCCAGCGCATGATCGAGGTCCAGGAGCAGCACGGCGGCAGCGTCGTCGCGCTCATGGAGGTCGCCCCGGAACAGATCCACCTCTACGGCTCCGCCGCCGTCGAGGCCACCGCCGACTTCGACGTGGTCCGGGTCAGCGGCCTGGTCGAGAAGCCCGAACCGGCCGACGCGCCCTCCAACTACGCCATCATCGGCCGCTACGTCCTCGACCCGCACGTCTTCGAGATACTGCGGAAGACCGAGCCGGGCCGCGGCGGCGAGATCCAGCTCACCGACGCTCTCCAGCAGCTCGCCGCCGACGAAAAGGTCGGCGGCCCGGTGCACGGCGTGGTCTTCGAGGGACGCCGTTATGACACCGGCGACCGGGGCGACTACCTGCGTGCCATTGTCCGGCTCGCGTGCGAACGTGAAGACCTGGGACCGGACTTCCGGACCTGGCTCCGCCGTTATGTCACCGAGGAGATGCAGCAGCCTTGA
- the glp gene encoding molybdotransferase-like divisome protein Glp yields the protein MSTAAPRTAGPDHLWSVDEHLDDILAAVRPLEPIELNLLDAQGCVLVDDVTVPLSLPPFDNSSMDGYAVRVVDVAGASEQYPAALEVVGDVAAGQADLLQVGPGQAVRIMTGAPLPPGAETVVPVEWTDGGLGEGPVAAMRARSSAPEGDTGQVLVYRPAEARAHVRAKGSDVRAGDRALEAGTVLGPPQISLLAAIGRGTVRVRPRPRVVVMSTGSELVQPERKLSAGQIYDSNSFSLTACARDAGAIAYRVGAVSDDVDTLRDTIEDQLVRADLMVTTGGVSVGAYDVVREALSSVGDEDEPGSGIDFRKLAMQPGKPQGFGSIGPDHTPLLALPGNPVSSYVSFELFARPAIRTLMGLKDVHRPRKRATLTAGGALSSPKGRRQFLRGRYADGEVAPVGGAGSHLVAALAQANALIVVPEETESVVSGADVEVILLG from the coding sequence TTGAGCACCGCCGCGCCCCGCACCGCAGGCCCGGACCACCTCTGGTCGGTGGACGAGCACCTGGACGACATCCTCGCCGCCGTCCGCCCCCTGGAACCCATCGAGCTGAACCTCCTCGACGCCCAGGGCTGCGTCCTGGTCGACGACGTCACGGTGCCGCTGTCCCTGCCGCCGTTCGACAACAGCTCCATGGACGGGTACGCGGTACGGGTCGTGGATGTCGCGGGCGCGAGCGAGCAGTACCCGGCGGCCCTCGAGGTCGTCGGTGACGTCGCGGCAGGCCAGGCCGACCTGCTCCAGGTCGGTCCCGGCCAGGCCGTGCGCATCATGACCGGCGCCCCGCTCCCGCCCGGCGCCGAGACCGTCGTCCCCGTCGAGTGGACCGACGGCGGGCTCGGCGAGGGCCCGGTCGCCGCGATGCGGGCCCGCAGTTCGGCCCCCGAGGGGGACACCGGGCAGGTGCTCGTGTACCGCCCGGCCGAGGCACGCGCGCACGTGCGTGCCAAGGGCAGCGACGTACGGGCCGGAGACCGCGCACTGGAGGCCGGCACCGTCCTCGGCCCGCCGCAGATCTCCCTCCTGGCCGCGATCGGCCGCGGCACGGTACGCGTGCGCCCGCGCCCGCGCGTGGTGGTGATGTCCACCGGCAGTGAACTCGTCCAGCCGGAGAGGAAGCTGAGTGCCGGTCAGATCTACGACTCCAACAGCTTCTCCCTCACCGCCTGCGCCCGCGACGCCGGCGCCATCGCCTACCGCGTGGGGGCCGTCTCCGACGACGTCGACACCCTGCGGGACACCATCGAGGACCAGCTGGTGCGCGCCGACCTGATGGTCACCACCGGCGGGGTGAGCGTCGGGGCGTACGACGTCGTCAGGGAGGCGCTGTCGTCCGTCGGCGACGAGGACGAGCCGGGCAGCGGCATCGACTTCCGCAAGCTCGCCATGCAGCCCGGCAAGCCCCAGGGCTTCGGCTCCATCGGACCCGACCACACCCCGCTGCTGGCCCTCCCCGGCAACCCGGTCTCCTCGTACGTCTCCTTCGAGCTGTTCGCCCGCCCCGCCATCCGCACCCTGATGGGCCTCAAGGACGTCCACCGGCCGAGAAAGCGCGCCACCCTCACCGCGGGCGGTGCGCTGAGCTCCCCGAAGGGCCGCCGCCAGTTCCTGCGCGGACGGTACGCCGACGGCGAGGTGGCCCCGGTCGGCGGTGCCGGATCCCACCTGGTGGCCGCCCTCGCCCAGGCGAACGCGCTGATCGTCGTCCCCGAGGAGACCGAGTCCGTCGTCTCCGGCGCCGACGTCGAGGTGATCCTGCTCGGCTGA
- a CDS encoding MogA/MoaB family molybdenum cofactor biosynthesis protein encodes MTLDASVGGALLAPYSALVVTASNRAAARVYEDTGGPLVAEGLRRFGFAVDGPRVVRDGDPVQTALRAGTEAGYDVIVTTGGTGISPTDRTPEATRAVIVHEVPGIAEAIRAYGRDKVPTAALSRGVAGVAESGTLIVNLPGSRGGVKDGLAVLEPLLKHAVDQLRGGDHPGPGASGGGAS; translated from the coding sequence ATGACACTCGACGCATCCGTCGGGGGCGCACTGCTCGCGCCGTACAGCGCGCTGGTGGTCACCGCCTCCAACCGGGCCGCCGCCCGCGTCTACGAGGACACGGGCGGCCCGCTGGTCGCCGAGGGTCTGCGGCGCTTCGGCTTCGCCGTCGACGGCCCCCGGGTGGTCCGGGACGGCGACCCGGTCCAGACCGCGCTGCGCGCGGGCACCGAGGCGGGGTACGACGTCATCGTGACCACCGGCGGCACCGGCATCTCGCCCACCGACCGCACCCCCGAGGCGACCCGCGCGGTGATCGTCCACGAGGTGCCCGGTATCGCGGAGGCCATCCGGGCGTACGGCCGGGACAAGGTGCCGACGGCCGCCCTCTCCCGGGGTGTCGCGGGGGTCGCGGAGAGCGGGACCCTGATCGTCAACCTGCCGGGGTCCCGCGGCGGAGTGAAGGACGGCCTCGCAGTACTGGAGCCGCTGCTGAAACACGCGGTCGACCAACTGCGCGGCGGTGACCATCCCGGGCCGGGGGCCAGTGGCGGGGGTGCGAGCTGA